One Terriglobales bacterium genomic window, CAATACGTCTACCTCTGGGCCTTCCGGGTCAAGCCCGGCTGCCGGCGCAGGTTCCTGAGGGCCTACGGACCAGGCGGCGACTGGGAGCGGCTGTTTCGCAGAGCGAAGGGCTACATCCGCACCGAACTGCTGCACGACCGCCGGCAGCGCGACCGCTTCGTGACCGTGGATTACTGGCGTGACCGCGCCAGCCACGCGGCCTTCCGCCAGCGCTATGCGCGCGAGTTCGCGGCGCTCGACCGCCGCTGCGAATCCCTGACCACCAGCGAGCGCCCGCTGGGGCAGTTCGAGCTGACGTCCCTCAGGGGCTAACCCCCGTTCTAGAAACTAGAAACGAGAAACTAGGAACTCTTCGCGAATTCCTCGCCCGCCTGGAGGATCTCTTCCACCAGCTCCGGCGAGGCGGCCTCGGCGTAGAGGCGCAGCAGCAATTCGGTGCCGGAGGCGCGCATCAGGATCCAGGGCTCGGCGCCGCCGTGCGGCGCGGGCGCATCCAGGAAAAACTTCACGCCGTCGAGGGCGGCGCGGCGCACGACCTTGTAGCGGCCGAGGCGCTCCGGCTTCTGCTGCTCGATGCGCTGCATGGCCGCGACCTTGGCTTCCTCCGTCATGTGCAGGTCGCGGCGGCCGAAGTAGTGTGGGCCGTGCTGCTTCTGCAGGTCGGCCACCAGTTGCGCCAGGGTGCGGCCTTCCTCCGCCATGAGGCCGGCCAGCAGCAGCGAGTTGAGCACGCCGTCGCGCTCGGGCAGATGGCGGGGGATGCCGATGCCGCCCGACTCCTCGCCCACCACCAGCATCTCGCGCGTCAGCATCAGTTCGCACAGGTACTTGAAGCCGATGCCGGTCTCGTGCAGCTTGCGGCCGTGGCGGGCGCAGATGCGGTCCACCATGCCGGTGGTGTTGAAGGCGCGCGCCACCTCCCCCGGCCACTGCTTGCGCTCCAGCAGCCAGCGCAGCAGCAAGCAGAAGATCTTGTGGGCGTCGACGAAGCTGCCGTCCTCGGCGACCGCGCCGATGCGGTCGGCGTCGCCGTCGGTGGCAAAGCCGGCGTGGCAGCCCTCGCGCTTGACCGTCTCGCGCAGCATCTGGATGTGCGGCTCGATGGGCTCCGGATTGATGCCGGGGAAGAGCGGGTTGATGTCGCCGCGGATCTCCAGGTGCGGGATGCCACGCGCGCGGAAGATGCCCGCCAGCACGCCGCGCCCGGAGCCGTACATGGGATCGATGGCGAGCTTGAAGCCGGCACGCGCGATGCGGTCCAGATCGGCGAACTTCATGATGGCGGCGACGTAAGGCGGGACGAAGTCGGTCTCGGTCACCGCCGCGGCCCTTCCCCTGGGCATGGCCCCGGCGCGCAGTTCCTGCTCGATCTCCCGGGTGATGGCCGGGGTGGCCGAGCCCCCGTAGCCCGCCTTGTACTTCACCCCGTTCCACTGCCAGGGGTTGTGGCTGGAAGTGATGACCACGCCGCCGGCCGCGCCGAAGTGCTTCACCGCGAAGGAGACGGCGGGCGTGGGAACGCAGTCTTTGGCCAGGCGCACGGCGATGCCGGCGGCGGCCAGCACCTCCGAGGCGACTTCCGCCGCCTGGCGCGAGAGGAAGCGGGTGTCGTAGCCCACCACCAGGCCCTTGCGGCTGTCCTCCCTCTTGAGCACGTAGGAAGCGATGGCGCCCGCCACCCGGCGCACGTTGTCGAAGGTGAAGTCGTCGGCGATGACGCCGCGCCAGCCGTCGGTGCCGAATTTGATCTCGGGCATAAGCGTTGGTTGCGGAAAGTCGTTGGTCGTTAGCCGTTGGTCGTTGGCCAATTCCTGTCGTTGGTCGTTAGCCGTTGGCCAAACCGGTCCGCTCACGGAGGAAGGCTAACGACAAACGACCAACGACTAACGACCGCTCCTACAGCAGCTTCTTCAGCTTCTTCTCGCGCAGATGGCCGACGACTTTGCCGACCTCCTGCGCGTGCGCGCGCGTGGTGACCAGCAGCGCGTCCTCGGTCTCGACCACCACCGCGTCGCGGATGCCGATGGCGGCCACGAACTTCTTCGGCGAATAAACGTAATTCCCCGCCGCGTCCAGGGTGAAGGAGTCGCGGGCCTCGATCACGTTGCGCGCGCGCTCCGCCCCGGCGTGGTGCTCGTGCAGCGCCGCCCACGAGCCCAGATCGCTCCAGCCGAAGTCCGCGGGCAGGCAGTAGATGTGGGAGCAGCGCTCGCCCTGGGCCGAGCGCGGCTCCAGCACCGCGTAGTCCACGCTGATGTCCTCGCACCTGGGGTAGAGGCGGCGAAAAACCGCAGCGAAGCGGCGCGTGCCCCAGGCCGCCGCGATCTCTTCCAGGCAACGCGCGGTCTTGGGGAGATGCTCCTGCAGGGCCGCGGCCAGAGTCTGGGCGCTCCACACGAACATGCCGCTGTTCCAGTAGTAGCGCCCGGTGGCCAGGAATCTTTCCGCCTTCGCGCGGCTGGGCTTCTCGGTGAAGCGGCGAACACGGAAGCCGTCGCCCGCCTTTTCCCCTACCTCGATGTAGCCGTAGCCGGTCTCGGGGCGGCTGGGCGGGATGCCCATGACCACGAGGTTGGGCCCGGCGGCCGCGATGCGGATGGCGCGCGCCAGGGTGCGGCGGAAGCGGCGCGCGTCGGCGATGACGTGGTCGGCGGGAAACATCCCCAGCACCGCTTGCGGGTCCAGCCGCCGCAGCAGGAAAGCGGCCAGGCCGATGGCGGGAGCGGTGTTGCGGGCCACCGGCTCGGCCATGATCTGCGCCCGTTTGAGCTGCGGAAGCTGGCGGGCGATCTCGCCCTGCAACTCCCGGTTGGTGATCACCCAGAAGCGCTCGCGGCGGCCCAGCGGAGCCAGGCGCGCCAGGGTCTGCTGGATCATGGTGTGCTCGCCGTCGAGCGCCAGCACTTGCTTGGCGCGGCGGCGGCGGCTGCGCGGCCAAAAGCGTGTGCCGCTGCCGCCCGCCAGGATCACGGGATAAAAGTTGGTCTTCCGCACGGCGGAGAAACTCACCACAAAGCACACCAAGGTAGCACGAAGGACACAAAGAACGCCGTGCCCGGCGCTACAGGTACGTCTTCGGCTCGGGGGCGCGGCCGCGCTCCGGCAGGGTGACGGCCAGAAACTCGATCTCGCCCTGGGGCTTGAGGGTGAACTGCTTCAAGGCCGCGGGGATGACCACCGCCTCGCCGCGCGAGAAGACCGTGGTCTGCGCCCCGGGACATTCCACCAAGCCGCCGCCGTCCAGCCCGACCAGAATCTCCACCGAGTTCCACTCCGGCGCGCTCTCCCGGAACCAAGCTTCCCGGGCCGACTGCTTGTGCACGATGAAGTGGGGCGAGGCCAGCAGCCGGGCCATGTCGTCGTCGCCCATGCGCTCCACCTTGCCGGCACGGGTCTCGCGCATGGCCGCCAGGCCCTCGGCCACGTGCAGCTCGCGGCCGCGCCCGTAATCGTAGAGGCGGTAGGTGGTGTCGGAGTTCTGCTGGGTCTCGACC contains:
- a CDS encoding phosphoglucomutase/phosphomannomutase family protein, with protein sequence MPEIKFGTDGWRGVIADDFTFDNVRRVAGAIASYVLKREDSRKGLVVGYDTRFLSRQAAEVASEVLAAAGIAVRLAKDCVPTPAVSFAVKHFGAAGGVVITSSHNPWQWNGVKYKAGYGGSATPAITREIEQELRAGAMPRGRAAAVTETDFVPPYVAAIMKFADLDRIARAGFKLAIDPMYGSGRGVLAGIFRARGIPHLEIRGDINPLFPGINPEPIEPHIQMLRETVKREGCHAGFATDGDADRIGAVAEDGSFVDAHKIFCLLLRWLLERKQWPGEVARAFNTTGMVDRICARHGRKLHETGIGFKYLCELMLTREMLVVGEESGGIGIPRHLPERDGVLNSLLLAGLMAEEGRTLAQLVADLQKQHGPHYFGRRDLHMTEEAKVAAMQRIEQQKPERLGRYKVVRRAALDGVKFFLDAPAPHGGAEPWILMRASGTELLLRLYAEAASPELVEEILQAGEEFAKSS
- a CDS encoding mannose-1-phosphate guanylyltransferase; protein product: MRKTNFYPVILAGGSGTRFWPRSRRRRAKQVLALDGEHTMIQQTLARLAPLGRRERFWVITNRELQGEIARQLPQLKRAQIMAEPVARNTAPAIGLAAFLLRRLDPQAVLGMFPADHVIADARRFRRTLARAIRIAAAGPNLVVMGIPPSRPETGYGYIEVGEKAGDGFRVRRFTEKPSRAKAERFLATGRYYWNSGMFVWSAQTLAAALQEHLPKTARCLEEIAAAWGTRRFAAVFRRLYPRCEDISVDYAVLEPRSAQGERCSHIYCLPADFGWSDLGSWAALHEHHAGAERARNVIEARDSFTLDAAGNYVYSPKKFVAAIGIRDAVVVETEDALLVTTRAHAQEVGKVVGHLREKKLKKLL
- a CDS encoding antibiotic biosynthesis monooxygenase family protein, coding for QYVYLWAFRVKPGCRRRFLRAYGPGGDWERLFRRAKGYIRTELLHDRRQRDRFVTVDYWRDRASHAAFRQRYAREFAALDRRCESLTTSERPLGQFELTSLRG